A genomic region of Azoarcus sp. KH32C contains the following coding sequences:
- the rtcR gene encoding RNA repair transcriptional activator RtcR — protein sequence MKKTVAIGFLGTQLDYGGRGTGRWQKWRPTVGLCQQPDLAIDRLELLHDARSRGLAERIRLDIATVSPQTEVRRVERDLRDPWDFEEMYTSLHDFARGYRFDTENEDYLIHITTGTHVAQICWFLLAEARYLPARLIQTSPSRNKEVPTSVGCHAIIDLDLSRYDKIAQRFIRERDDSVSLLKSGIATRNPAFNRMIECIERVAGRSPSPMLLIGPTGAGKSFLARRIFELKRQRQRLEGRLVEVNCATLRGDSAMSTLFGHVKGAFTGAQSERPGLLRAADGGVLFLDEIGELGLDEQAMLLKAIEEKRFFPFGGDREVGSDFQLIAGTHRDLREWVAAGRFREDLYARINLWTFKLPGLAERSEDIEPNLDFELERFAREQGEQVRFNVEARRRYLAFAVSPEARWPGNFRELGASVTRMATLADAGRITEDNVRDEIARLRATWSGGEAVDHAEDLLGERVTTLDLFDRCQLNRVIEICRSAASLSDAGRKLFAVSRQDKARPNDADRLRKYLGRFDLSFELVRDFRKT from the coding sequence ATGAAGAAAACCGTTGCGATCGGATTTCTCGGCACCCAGCTCGACTACGGCGGCAGGGGCACGGGGCGGTGGCAGAAGTGGCGGCCCACGGTCGGCCTGTGTCAGCAGCCGGATCTCGCCATAGATCGCCTCGAACTCCTCCACGACGCGCGCAGCCGCGGACTCGCCGAGCGGATCCGGCTCGACATCGCGACCGTCTCTCCGCAAACGGAGGTGCGCCGCGTCGAACGCGACTTGCGCGACCCGTGGGACTTCGAAGAGATGTACACCTCGCTGCACGATTTCGCGCGCGGCTACCGTTTCGACACGGAGAACGAGGACTACCTGATCCACATCACGACCGGCACCCACGTCGCGCAGATCTGCTGGTTCCTGCTCGCCGAAGCGCGCTACCTGCCGGCGCGGCTCATCCAGACCTCGCCGTCGCGCAACAAGGAGGTCCCGACCAGCGTCGGCTGCCACGCGATCATCGACCTCGACCTGTCGCGCTACGACAAGATCGCCCAGCGCTTCATCCGCGAGCGCGACGACAGCGTGTCGCTGCTCAAATCCGGCATCGCGACGCGCAACCCCGCGTTCAATCGGATGATCGAGTGTATCGAACGCGTCGCGGGCCGATCGCCGTCGCCGATGCTGTTGATCGGACCGACCGGCGCCGGCAAGTCCTTCCTCGCGCGCCGGATCTTCGAACTCAAACGTCAGCGGCAACGCCTGGAAGGCCGCCTCGTCGAAGTGAACTGCGCGACCCTGCGCGGCGACTCCGCGATGTCTACGCTCTTCGGCCACGTGAAGGGCGCATTCACCGGCGCCCAGAGCGAGCGTCCGGGCCTGTTGCGGGCGGCGGACGGCGGGGTGCTCTTCCTCGACGAGATCGGCGAGCTCGGACTCGACGAGCAGGCCATGCTGCTCAAGGCCATCGAGGAAAAACGCTTCTTCCCTTTCGGCGGAGACCGCGAGGTCGGGAGCGACTTCCAGCTCATCGCCGGTACGCACCGCGATCTGCGCGAGTGGGTCGCGGCAGGGCGCTTCCGCGAGGATCTCTACGCGCGGATCAACCTCTGGACCTTCAAGCTCCCCGGACTCGCCGAGCGGTCCGAGGACATCGAACCGAACCTCGACTTCGAACTGGAACGCTTCGCCCGCGAGCAGGGGGAGCAGGTGCGCTTCAATGTCGAGGCGAGACGGCGTTATCTCGCCTTCGCCGTGTCGCCGGAGGCGCGCTGGCCAGGCAACTTCCGCGAGCTCGGCGCCTCCGTCACGCGCATGGCGACGCTTGCCGACGCGGGACGGATCACCGAGGACAACGTCCGCGACGAAATCGCGCGGCTGCGGGCCACGTGGTCGGGCGGCGAGGCCGTAGATCACGCCGAAGACCTCCTCGGCGAGCGGGTGACGACGCTGGATCTGTTCGACCGCTGTCAGCTCAACCGGGTCATCGAAATCTGCCGCTCCGCCGCCAGCCTGTCGGACGCGGGACGCAAGCTTTTCGCCGTTTCGCGCCAGGACAAGGCTCGTCCGAACGACGCCGACCGCTTGCGCAAATACCTCGGCCGTTTTGATCTATCCTTTGAATTAGTAAGGGATTTCAGGAAGACCTGA
- a CDS encoding slipin family protein, which translates to MLKRFVVKKDERGALLREADFERILKSGRYRFFDPFGRLSLVTWKADAPMTDLGIVDYLLQHEPAVAAEHFERMELTEDQAGLRYENDVLVEILPPAARRFVWKGVVRHRLETVDLRAGYAVAPEVAAHLVQPALRGRAVMGLGYLLLAQVPAYHVGVLKVDGKVQRLMPAGVEGFWRFNRDIQVELVDTRLQNMEVSGQEILSRDKVGLRLNLAATWRYTDVLLAYEKLSKPADHLYRELQFGLRAAVGTRAIDELLENKQTIDEVVGDYVARKLDGFGIEVSSVGVKDIVLPGEMKNILAQVVEAEKSAEANVIRRREETAATRSLLNTAKVMEDNPTALRLKELETLERVAERIDRISVFGGLDQVLSGLVSIKNA; encoded by the coding sequence ATGTTGAAGCGATTCGTGGTGAAGAAAGACGAGCGTGGCGCACTGCTCCGGGAGGCGGACTTCGAGCGCATCCTGAAATCCGGGCGCTACCGGTTTTTTGATCCGTTCGGCCGGCTCTCGCTCGTCACGTGGAAGGCGGACGCTCCGATGACCGATCTCGGGATCGTCGACTACCTGCTTCAACATGAACCGGCGGTCGCCGCCGAGCATTTCGAACGGATGGAGCTGACCGAAGACCAGGCCGGCCTGCGTTACGAGAACGACGTGCTAGTCGAAATCCTGCCGCCGGCAGCCCGCCGCTTCGTGTGGAAGGGCGTGGTACGGCATCGACTGGAGACGGTCGACCTGCGCGCCGGCTACGCCGTGGCGCCGGAGGTCGCCGCGCACCTGGTCCAGCCGGCCTTGCGCGGACGCGCCGTGATGGGGCTCGGTTATCTGCTGCTTGCGCAGGTGCCGGCCTATCACGTCGGCGTGCTGAAGGTGGACGGAAAGGTGCAACGGCTGATGCCGGCGGGAGTCGAAGGGTTCTGGCGTTTCAACCGGGACATCCAGGTCGAACTGGTCGATACGCGGCTGCAGAACATGGAGGTCAGCGGCCAGGAGATCCTGTCGCGCGACAAGGTCGGGCTGCGGCTCAACCTCGCGGCGACCTGGCGTTACACCGACGTGCTGCTGGCGTACGAGAAGCTGAGCAAGCCGGCCGATCACCTGTACCGTGAACTGCAGTTCGGTTTGCGGGCCGCCGTCGGGACGCGGGCCATCGACGAGCTGCTGGAGAACAAGCAGACGATCGACGAGGTCGTGGGCGACTATGTGGCCCGCAAGCTCGACGGTTTCGGGATCGAGGTGAGCAGCGTCGGGGTGAAGGACATCGTGCTGCCGGGGGAGATGAAGAACATCCTCGCGCAGGTCGTGGAGGCCGAAAAGTCGGCCGAGGCGAACGTGATCCGGCGCCGCGAGGAAACGGCCGCGACGCGCTCGCTGCTCAACACCGCGAAGGTGATGGAAGACAACCCGACGGCGCTGCGCCTGAAGGAGCTCGAGACGCTGGAAAGGGTCGCCGAGCGGATCGACCGGATCTCGGTGTTCGGAGGCCTCGACCAGGTGCTGAGCGGGCTCGTGAGTATCAAGAATGCGTGA
- a CDS encoding RtcB family protein: MRERKMDFQLLEVENGKPIKMWTSGVPVEDEARRQLMATASMPFIYRHIAVMPDVHLGKGSTIGSVIPTRGAIIPAAVGVDIGCGMIAARTTLTAKDLPDNLHRLRTAIEHAVPHGRTTPRAGRDVGAWERTPAEVDAAWRALLPGFNRITEKYPKLKNTNNYKHLGTLGTGNHFIEVCIDEEDRVWFMLHSGSRGVGNAIGNLFIELAQVDMREHLANLPDRDLAYFKEGSKHFDDYVEAVGWAQDYARRNRAVMMHHVVEAARSVIGKAFAADVEAVNCHHNYVQRETHFGADIFVTRKGAVSARKGELGIIPGSMGAKSYIVRGLGNEEAFCSCSHGAGRVMSRNEAKRRFTVEDQVRATAHVECRKDRDVIDEIPMAYKDIDRVMEAQRELVEVVHTLRQVVCVKG, translated from the coding sequence ATGCGTGAGAGAAAAATGGATTTCCAGTTGCTGGAAGTGGAAAACGGCAAGCCGATCAAGATGTGGACATCGGGCGTGCCGGTCGAGGACGAGGCGCGCCGGCAGTTGATGGCGACGGCCTCGATGCCCTTCATATACAGGCACATCGCGGTGATGCCGGACGTGCATCTGGGCAAGGGATCGACGATCGGCAGCGTGATCCCGACCCGCGGTGCGATCATTCCCGCGGCGGTCGGCGTCGATATCGGCTGCGGGATGATCGCCGCCCGCACGACGCTGACGGCGAAAGATCTGCCGGACAACCTGCACCGCCTGCGGACCGCGATCGAACACGCGGTGCCGCACGGGCGCACCACCCCGCGCGCGGGCCGTGACGTCGGCGCCTGGGAGAGGACGCCGGCCGAGGTCGATGCGGCCTGGCGCGCGCTGCTGCCGGGCTTCAACCGCATCACGGAAAAGTATCCGAAGCTGAAGAACACGAACAACTACAAGCACCTCGGGACGCTCGGGACCGGCAACCATTTCATCGAGGTGTGCATCGACGAGGAGGACCGCGTCTGGTTCATGCTGCATTCGGGGTCACGCGGCGTCGGCAATGCGATCGGCAACCTGTTCATCGAACTGGCGCAGGTGGACATGCGCGAGCACCTCGCGAATCTGCCCGACCGCGATCTCGCGTACTTCAAGGAAGGCAGCAAGCATTTCGACGACTACGTCGAGGCGGTCGGCTGGGCGCAGGACTATGCGCGGCGCAATCGCGCGGTGATGATGCATCACGTCGTGGAGGCGGCCCGGTCGGTGATCGGGAAGGCTTTCGCGGCGGACGTCGAAGCCGTGAACTGCCACCACAACTACGTCCAGCGCGAAACACATTTCGGCGCGGATATCTTCGTCACGCGCAAGGGAGCCGTTTCGGCGCGCAAGGGTGAGCTCGGCATCATCCCGGGATCGATGGGCGCAAAAAGCTACATCGTCCGCGGACTCGGCAACGAGGAAGCGTTCTGCTCCTGCAGCCACGGTGCGGGACGGGTGATGAGCCGCAACGAGGCGAAGCGACGGTTCACGGTCGAGGATCAGGTCAGGGCGACGGCCCACGTCGAATGCCGCAAGGATCGCGACGTGATCGACGAGATCCCGATGGCCTACAAGGACATCGACCGTGTGATGGAGGCGCAGCGCGAACTGGTCGAAGTCGTGCATACGCTGCGCCAGGTGGTGTGCGTGAAGGGCTGA